The proteins below are encoded in one region of Terriglobia bacterium:
- a CDS encoding fibronectin type III domain-containing protein produces MATKSKILKLNIVHPSPRTKVADLLSRGHSVFTDMGVKVDVFGTPPLPLTTLKQDLDNLTTSSAAANDGGKKDIAQRDKDRQVVEQDLDLLSAWVLKIANGDPAIVTSSGFMLASPRAKSSPEPLPQPVVDSVTQGVSRQLLAEISPVPKAHGYVLRIAPLTNGVPDTWTEVTVTSTKGAVAFNDLTPGTIYAFQVKALGKAGFTNWSDSVTRMCI; encoded by the coding sequence ATGGCTACAAAGTCGAAGATTCTGAAATTGAACATTGTTCATCCGTCCCCGAGAACGAAGGTCGCGGACTTGTTGTCCCGCGGTCACTCGGTTTTCACGGACATGGGCGTCAAGGTTGACGTGTTCGGGACCCCGCCCCTTCCCTTGACAACGCTGAAGCAGGACCTGGACAACCTGACCACGTCGTCTGCGGCTGCAAACGATGGCGGCAAGAAAGACATTGCGCAACGGGATAAGGACCGTCAGGTGGTCGAGCAGGATCTGGATCTGCTCTCCGCCTGGGTGCTGAAGATTGCCAATGGCGATCCGGCCATCGTCACATCCAGTGGCTTCATGCTGGCTTCGCCACGTGCGAAGTCCTCGCCTGAGCCGCTGCCGCAGCCGGTGGTGGATTCCGTCACTCAAGGGGTGAGCCGCCAGCTGCTGGCTGAGATTTCTCCCGTTCCGAAGGCGCACGGTTACGTTTTGCGTATTGCACCGCTGACAAACGGGGTCCCCGACACCTGGACCGAAGTCACCGTGACCTCCACCAAGGGCGCGGTGGCGTTCAACGACCTGACGCCGGGTACCATCTATGCATTCCAGGTTAAAGCGCTCGGTAAAGCGGGCTTTACGAACTGGAGTGATTCCGTTACACGCATGTGCATCTAG
- a CDS encoding sigma 54-interacting transcriptional regulator: MGARLRAISGPLEGKEFPFLDKETTVGRGAENHIVLKDPLVSKLHFAFWSESGKYYFRHVGTRNGVRVDGEVSLRGPLKEGSRIECGTTIFVVLIQDRVPQKFLTVIDGEIAKNQALETLRVDYSSIADLTSYYRGGMGAAIQMGSCLKAIQDPLKLLAHLLDLIFRIIPAKCGAILINGKHIGPEPGDFVLQIYRDSRSGRIEPFPFNTRLVAEVQATREPRMPSTIVPPTICVPLLSGEQLKGVLYLEGVRGAAAFEPEHLQWAEQLADMLVTGLGESRQVETIRHERDVLKAGQGTGPELVGESEAIQSVLERIEVAAGSDIPALITGETGTGKEVVARMIHARSNRAAEPFVAVNCPAVPETLFESELYGHVKGAFTGATESRDGKFKLADRGTLLLDEIGELKMEMQPKLLRALEQFEFEPVGSKRTVTVDVRVIASTNVDLEEAVRHHRFREDLYQRLKDLIIVLPPLRERREDIPLLLDHFLGRFGTGAGVSGIAPDALKAVLAYDWPGNVRDLRGMVRSGVAFAKAGGSPVIRMKDLPPALLEPRSAAAAAAAPAPAQSNVRKSAREIALDIVTAEIERVYAETRNKAETARRLGYSERYVYRRLESGNKDR, encoded by the coding sequence ATGGGCGCCAGACTTAGAGCGATTTCGGGACCGCTGGAAGGGAAGGAGTTTCCCTTCTTAGACAAGGAAACCACCGTCGGCAGAGGTGCGGAGAACCATATCGTCCTGAAGGATCCGTTGGTGTCCAAGCTGCATTTTGCGTTCTGGAGCGAGAGCGGGAAGTATTACTTCCGCCACGTCGGCACGCGGAATGGCGTCCGGGTCGACGGTGAGGTGAGCCTCCGCGGTCCGCTGAAGGAGGGCAGCCGGATCGAGTGCGGCACCACTATCTTTGTGGTTCTGATTCAAGACAGAGTGCCGCAGAAGTTTCTGACCGTGATCGACGGCGAGATCGCGAAAAACCAGGCTCTCGAAACCTTGCGCGTGGATTATTCCTCGATCGCGGACCTGACGTCCTACTATCGTGGGGGCATGGGGGCGGCTATCCAGATGGGCAGCTGTCTGAAGGCGATTCAAGATCCGCTCAAGCTGCTGGCGCACCTTCTCGATCTGATTTTCCGTATCATTCCTGCCAAATGCGGAGCGATCCTGATCAACGGCAAGCACATCGGGCCCGAGCCGGGCGATTTCGTTCTTCAGATCTATCGCGACTCCCGTTCCGGCCGCATAGAGCCCTTTCCTTTCAATACCCGGCTTGTGGCCGAAGTCCAGGCAACGCGCGAACCCCGCATGCCGAGCACGATCGTTCCTCCCACGATTTGCGTTCCCTTGCTTTCCGGCGAACAGCTCAAGGGCGTCCTTTATCTGGAAGGTGTCCGGGGCGCGGCCGCCTTCGAGCCGGAGCATCTGCAATGGGCCGAGCAACTCGCGGATATGCTGGTCACGGGGCTCGGTGAGTCGCGGCAGGTCGAAACCATCCGTCACGAAAGGGATGTGTTGAAAGCGGGGCAAGGGACCGGCCCCGAGCTGGTCGGAGAAAGCGAGGCCATCCAAAGCGTTCTCGAACGGATCGAAGTTGCAGCAGGCTCGGATATCCCGGCTCTGATCACAGGCGAGACCGGGACCGGTAAGGAGGTCGTCGCCCGGATGATTCATGCGAGGAGCAACCGTGCCGCTGAACCTTTTGTCGCTGTCAACTGTCCGGCCGTCCCCGAAACGCTCTTCGAAAGCGAGCTTTACGGGCACGTCAAAGGTGCCTTCACCGGCGCGACCGAATCCCGGGACGGCAAGTTCAAGCTGGCGGACCGCGGGACGCTGCTGCTGGACGAGATCGGCGAGCTGAAGATGGAGATGCAGCCGAAACTGCTCCGTGCCCTGGAGCAGTTCGAATTCGAGCCGGTCGGCTCTAAACGAACCGTGACAGTCGACGTCCGTGTGATCGCCTCCACGAACGTGGACCTGGAAGAGGCGGTCCGCCATCACCGCTTTCGCGAGGATCTGTATCAGCGCCTGAAGGACCTCATTATCGTCCTGCCGCCTTTACGCGAGCGGCGCGAAGATATCCCGCTGCTGCTCGATCATTTTCTGGGCCGCTTCGGGACCGGCGCCGGAGTCAGCGGGATCGCGCCGGACGCCCTGAAAGCCGTGCTGGCCTACGATTGGCCAGGCAATGTCCGGGACCTCCGCGGCATGGTCCGGTCCGGAGTGGCGTTCGCGAAGGCCGGCGGCTCGCCTGTTATCCGGATGAAAGATTTGCCTCCGGCACTGCTGGAGCCACGGAGCGCGGCTGCCGCAGCCGCCGCACCTGCACCTGCACAAAGTAACGTCCGAAAGAGCGCCCGCGAGATCGCGCTCGACATCGTGACGGCCGAGATCGAGAGGGTTTATGCCGAAACCCGCAATAAAGCGGAAACGGCGAGACGCCTCGGCTACAGCGAACGCTATGTGTACCGGAGGCTCGAGAGCGGAAATAAGGACCGATAG
- a CDS encoding serine/threonine-protein kinase encodes MPLLEMKRYKLERELGQGTAGIVYKALDTLTEQIVAVKVFHDFLGVPVRELEIARRIRHPNVCCVHEYHEEDGVKLLSMEYIDGLTLAERLPEGALSRSEILTIAGEFLDGLEAIHKMGSMHLDLKPGNLMLTRDGHVKILDFGQARRIDPDDYETGNAPGGTPAYRAPELSTGAPRDPRADIYSFGVIFAEMLCGEHPRPPVPIDFPADVRGEVRSTIECCVEMDRNKRFNSVADVRNAAALNAPQLQPSRGRTAFLAAAAAALILIAIYFFSSVGAVKNAATSGQGTKTVVKREQKTIDRVAVLNFHNLSGDAALESYTAGIAETITAELAQVSGLIVVDRDRVLSAAHDIDIPKLDIIPAANAAEIGKAIGVDALITGSIQKSGTDVRLIGRIIDSATGQVFGSTPAIDGAFQDLFKLQADLAGQLVALIHGTPVERSQKAPRDAHSSEAFQAFSSGVYYLEHDLPADALKAFDRTLAIDRQYPAANHYRGLTLAKLNRLDDASDAFKRALPQSKAEEDRHLELASGLFQLRQRHCPRQ; translated from the coding sequence ATGCCGCTACTCGAAATGAAGAGATACAAGCTGGAACGGGAACTCGGGCAGGGAACCGCGGGCATCGTCTATAAGGCCTTAGATACACTCACGGAGCAGATCGTCGCGGTGAAAGTGTTTCACGATTTCCTCGGCGTCCCGGTACGCGAGCTGGAGATCGCCCGCCGGATCCGGCATCCCAACGTATGCTGCGTCCACGAATATCATGAAGAGGACGGAGTCAAATTGCTGTCGATGGAGTACATCGATGGCCTCACTCTGGCGGAGCGGCTCCCTGAAGGGGCGCTTTCCCGGAGCGAAATCCTGACCATCGCCGGCGAATTCCTCGACGGCCTTGAAGCGATCCATAAGATGGGTTCCATGCATCTCGACCTGAAGCCTGGAAACCTCATGCTCACGCGAGATGGCCACGTCAAAATCCTGGACTTCGGACAAGCCCGCCGGATCGATCCCGATGATTACGAAACCGGAAACGCCCCGGGCGGCACTCCCGCATACCGCGCTCCCGAACTGTCAACTGGCGCGCCGCGTGATCCGCGCGCAGATATCTATTCCTTCGGAGTGATTTTCGCCGAGATGCTTTGCGGCGAGCACCCCAGACCGCCGGTTCCGATCGATTTTCCCGCCGATGTGCGGGGCGAGGTCCGATCCACGATCGAATGCTGCGTCGAGATGGATCGCAACAAGCGCTTCAACTCGGTTGCGGATGTTCGCAACGCAGCGGCCCTGAACGCGCCACAGCTGCAGCCGTCCCGGGGCCGCACCGCGTTTCTAGCCGCCGCGGCCGCCGCATTAATTCTGATCGCAATCTACTTTTTCTCTTCTGTCGGCGCAGTAAAGAACGCCGCAACATCCGGACAAGGGACGAAAACGGTTGTGAAACGGGAGCAGAAGACGATTGACCGCGTCGCCGTCCTTAACTTCCACAACCTCAGCGGCGACGCCGCTCTCGAGTCTTACACGGCCGGCATTGCAGAAACCATCACCGCCGAGCTCGCGCAGGTCAGCGGGCTCATTGTCGTCGACCGCGATCGCGTGCTCAGCGCCGCCCACGATATCGACATCCCGAAGTTGGATATCATTCCAGCCGCCAACGCCGCAGAGATCGGCAAAGCCATCGGAGTCGACGCGCTGATTACCGGAAGCATCCAGAAATCCGGCACGGACGTGAGGCTCATCGGACGTATCATCGATTCCGCTACCGGCCAGGTGTTCGGCTCTACGCCCGCTATTGACGGCGCATTCCAGGACCTCTTTAAACTGCAGGCCGATCTCGCCGGGCAATTAGTCGCCCTCATTCACGGCACTCCCGTCGAGCGTTCCCAGAAAGCGCCTCGCGACGCGCACAGCAGCGAAGCCTTCCAGGCGTTCTCGAGCGGCGTCTACTACCTGGAGCACGATCTTCCCGCCGATGCCCTCAAAGCCTTCGACCGAACGCTCGCGATCGATCGGCAATATCCCGCCGCCAACCATTACCGCGGTCTGACGCTCGCGAAGCTGAACCGCCTCGATGACGCAAGCGATGCTTTCAAGCGTGCCCTTCCGCAATCGAAAGCCGAAGAAGACCGTCACCTGGAACTGGCGTCCGGCCTATTCCAGCTCCGTCAGCGGCATTGTCCGCGCCAATGA
- a CDS encoding PQQ-binding-like beta-propeller repeat protein, with amino-acid sequence MTQAMLSSVPFRNRKPKKTVTWNWRPAYSSSVSGIVRANDTVWRHLQRDLFAPHRPTSLQRAAYGESNGKSTVLQFVDLAKRGFRRVEVADEHILLNANAYGNDNLTIVPSIDPKASPAQQKIGLYAFSKDGSLAWHAGLADFGKDMPRYAPIGGAVYIYYPALRRFDLLDGRTGDRLWERDGLALDGVEAPWTASTKAYGDIFILRSEGVYHAIRKSNGSDAWTVRVQSKQPSELLTTRGLVVFEPERRIFIVDLETGKTTGEIAIEQFADTLRTAAGPQYLVSAMARGSVLYMMARNLDFCAIDLARAAILWRTPLKRTVQHIRVLGNRLYLGTAQGDIVVLDSASGAVIRTIQVSAKGVLLDSVGDNGLIVRADKTLYSLALDGTKNWEYPGVDMGPAVTFVDGAAVFYRSPLQISAIDTATGNQLWQYQGTGTTPPSVLSDSGRLFIIDDTGVKQYRTSGPATAVTEMTTLTELARTYRAKHDLNQARAFAAQASVLDPDYPPLVLLEARLSQAAGNAAESGRELARYADLVGLDSNDGRRTIDELKRDHGLLWVTQIGTDVAGEPVRIGERLVSIGRKSAQDSEGVPIDRTIMGLDPETGAIAWRFATERFIASVAVPEPQPCIYYVAGSQADLNSFYLYRVDVRSGDRKQVAVWKGKQRIDQAWIAFVGSRIFVASVVPDINTHTVQVFVDAFDAASGMHAWTHNQTLKIGDRDAGEPIRMFVARDNLAAYSAGGQTYALRVADGSLQPAPTWPMPAVESRARRDLLWPSSTTFIDGRRLFAFTAHGHAFAIRTSD; translated from the coding sequence ATGACGCAAGCGATGCTTTCAAGCGTGCCCTTCCGCAATCGAAAGCCGAAGAAGACCGTCACCTGGAACTGGCGTCCGGCCTATTCCAGCTCCGTCAGCGGCATTGTCCGCGCCAATGACACGGTGTGGCGCCACTTGCAACGGGATCTGTTCGCTCCGCACCGGCCGACATCCCTGCAGCGTGCCGCCTACGGCGAAAGCAACGGCAAGTCGACCGTCCTGCAGTTCGTGGATCTCGCCAAGCGGGGGTTCCGCCGGGTGGAGGTCGCGGATGAACACATTCTTTTGAACGCGAATGCCTACGGCAACGACAACCTGACGATCGTGCCGTCGATCGATCCGAAGGCCTCGCCCGCGCAACAGAAGATCGGCTTATATGCCTTTTCAAAAGACGGCAGCCTGGCCTGGCATGCCGGACTCGCCGATTTCGGCAAGGACATGCCGCGCTACGCACCCATCGGCGGCGCCGTCTACATCTATTACCCGGCGTTGCGCCGCTTCGATCTGCTCGACGGCCGCACGGGTGATCGGCTGTGGGAGAGGGATGGTCTCGCATTGGACGGCGTCGAGGCGCCCTGGACCGCGAGCACGAAGGCTTACGGCGACATTTTCATATTGAGATCGGAAGGCGTCTATCACGCCATCCGGAAATCGAATGGAAGCGATGCCTGGACCGTGCGCGTTCAGTCGAAGCAACCGTCGGAGCTGCTGACGACCCGGGGTCTGGTGGTCTTCGAGCCCGAACGCCGGATCTTCATTGTCGATCTTGAAACCGGTAAGACGACGGGCGAAATCGCGATCGAGCAATTCGCGGATACGTTGCGGACGGCGGCCGGGCCGCAGTACCTGGTGAGCGCTATGGCGCGCGGCAGCGTCCTTTATATGATGGCCCGAAACCTCGATTTCTGCGCGATCGACCTGGCGAGGGCAGCCATCCTCTGGCGCACGCCTTTGAAAAGGACCGTGCAACATATTCGCGTCCTGGGCAACCGCCTTTACCTCGGTACGGCGCAGGGCGACATCGTGGTGCTCGATTCTGCCTCCGGCGCCGTGATTCGTACGATTCAGGTATCCGCCAAGGGCGTGCTGCTCGATAGTGTCGGCGATAATGGCCTGATCGTGCGGGCCGACAAGACACTCTACAGTCTGGCGCTTGACGGCACCAAAAACTGGGAATACCCCGGCGTGGACATGGGGCCTGCCGTGACGTTTGTCGATGGCGCCGCGGTTTTCTATCGGTCTCCGCTGCAGATTTCGGCCATCGATACCGCAACCGGAAACCAGCTCTGGCAATACCAGGGCACCGGAACGACGCCACCATCGGTCCTGTCCGACAGCGGCCGGCTGTTCATTATCGATGACACGGGCGTGAAGCAGTACCGGACTTCCGGACCCGCAACCGCCGTGACCGAGATGACCACGCTGACCGAGCTGGCGCGAACCTATCGCGCGAAGCACGACTTGAATCAGGCGCGTGCGTTTGCCGCGCAGGCGTCGGTGCTCGATCCGGATTATCCGCCGCTGGTGCTGCTCGAGGCGCGGCTGTCGCAGGCGGCGGGCAACGCGGCAGAGAGTGGAAGGGAACTGGCACGCTACGCCGATCTGGTCGGGCTCGATTCGAACGATGGGCGGCGGACGATCGACGAATTGAAGCGCGATCACGGGTTGTTATGGGTGACGCAGATCGGGACGGATGTCGCCGGCGAGCCGGTGCGAATTGGAGAGCGCCTCGTGAGCATCGGCCGGAAATCCGCGCAGGATTCGGAGGGTGTTCCCATCGATCGCACGATCATGGGCCTGGATCCCGAGACCGGCGCGATCGCCTGGCGCTTCGCCACCGAACGGTTCATCGCCTCGGTCGCCGTTCCGGAACCGCAACCTTGTATATATTACGTGGCCGGAAGTCAGGCCGACCTGAACAGCTTCTATCTCTACCGCGTCGATGTGCGCAGCGGTGACCGCAAGCAGGTCGCCGTGTGGAAAGGCAAACAGCGTATCGACCAGGCCTGGATCGCGTTTGTCGGGAGCCGCATCTTCGTAGCCAGTGTGGTGCCCGATATCAACACCCACACCGTTCAGGTCTTCGTCGACGCCTTCGACGCAGCCTCCGGCATGCATGCCTGGACGCACAACCAAACCCTGAAGATCGGCGACCGCGACGCCGGCGAACCGATCCGCATGTTTGTCGCGCGCGACAACCTGGCCGCGTACTCCGCCGGCGGGCAAACCTACGCGCTCCGCGTTGCGGATGGCTCGCTCCAGCCGGCGCCAACCTGGCCTATGCCTGCTGTCGAGTCCCGCGCACGCAGAGACTTACTCTGGCCGTCTTCAACGACGTTCATCGACGGCCGCCGGCTGTTCGCCTTCACGGCCCACGGCCACGCCTTCGCGATCCGGACCAGCGATTGA
- a CDS encoding TIGR03435 family protein, with protein sequence MRRIHWALLLVATVGSVAATRVRPVSAQGAATPKFDVASVKANKSGTTQANITSPPDGIIIVNLPLRGIIQLFFQINQPSKVIGIPDWTITERFDINARAAGPITADERRAMVQALLADRFKLVARREKREVTVLALMLNRADGKLGPNLIENKVCIQPGAATAQGETAAGAPPPVCGPKTGGAGRLLLVGMPMQGFTSLLALVLGGTVVDKTGLTGRYDIDLNYAPERQLPRGAEIPGTPADPNGPSIYTAVREQLGLKLEQQRDQEEVLVIDHIERPGEN encoded by the coding sequence ATGAGAAGAATTCACTGGGCGTTGTTGCTGGTGGCGACTGTGGGCAGCGTTGCTGCGACGAGAGTAAGGCCGGTTTCGGCTCAGGGTGCAGCTACCCCGAAATTCGATGTTGCTTCGGTGAAAGCGAACAAGTCCGGGACAACGCAGGCGAATATTACTTCACCGCCGGACGGCATCATCATCGTCAATCTTCCGTTGCGCGGCATCATCCAACTGTTTTTCCAGATTAACCAGCCATCGAAAGTGATCGGCATTCCCGATTGGACCATCACCGAGCGGTTCGATATCAACGCACGCGCGGCAGGACCGATCACGGCCGATGAGCGGCGCGCGATGGTGCAGGCGTTGCTCGCGGACCGATTCAAGCTCGTGGCGCGGCGCGAGAAGCGTGAAGTCACCGTTCTGGCGCTGATGCTCAATCGAGCCGACGGAAAGCTCGGCCCCAATTTGATCGAGAACAAGGTCTGCATTCAACCGGGCGCTGCGACCGCTCAGGGCGAAACGGCGGCGGGCGCTCCACCGCCTGTCTGCGGTCCGAAAACCGGCGGCGCCGGCAGATTGCTGCTGGTCGGCATGCCGATGCAGGGATTCACCAGCCTGCTTGCCCTGGTGCTTGGCGGCACGGTGGTCGACAAGACGGGGCTGACCGGCCGCTACGACATCGACCTCAATTACGCACCGGAGCGGCAGCTTCCCCGGGGTGCGGAGATCCCAGGGACGCCTGCCGATCCCAATGGACCTTCCATATATACCGCCGTTCGCGAGCAACTCGGACTGAAGCTTGAGCAGCAGCGGGATCAAGAGGAAGTCCTGGTGATCGATCACATCGAACGACCGGGCGAGAACTGA
- a CDS encoding TIGR03435 family protein, which produces MRVAPILLATGIVVLALCLQYAGAQSARPQFEVASVKPNKSAATFSDETCHGTDSNYSPAAEVPPLGRCRVIHSSLKRIISYAYLGRLLPPQMKQRIIGGPGWMSSDRFDIDAKAEDASVTTGQLREMLQTLLTDRFKLQSHFETKETPGFALTLAKGGSKLVESKSQEERSSTMGSPGQLSTENTKLSESLVRFLNSGTALDGPVVDQTGLIGKYTFTLKWSPESGAPAGADPSGPSLFTALQEQLGLRLQPIKTTIEILVIDHAEKPGEN; this is translated from the coding sequence ATGCGGGTTGCACCAATCCTGCTTGCCACGGGAATTGTCGTTCTGGCGCTGTGCCTGCAATACGCAGGCGCGCAATCCGCCCGCCCGCAATTTGAAGTGGCTTCGGTGAAGCCGAACAAGTCCGCGGCGACTTTCAGTGATGAAACGTGCCACGGAACGGATTCAAATTACAGTCCCGCAGCCGAGGTGCCGCCGTTGGGCCGCTGCAGGGTTATTCACTCGTCCCTCAAACGCATCATCAGCTATGCCTATTTAGGCAGGCTTTTACCCCCGCAAATGAAGCAAAGAATCATTGGTGGCCCGGGTTGGATGAGTAGCGACAGATTTGATATCGATGCAAAGGCTGAGGACGCCTCGGTAACAACCGGGCAACTTCGAGAGATGCTCCAGACTCTTTTGACCGACCGATTCAAGCTTCAGTCGCACTTTGAAACGAAAGAGACGCCGGGATTCGCTTTAACGCTGGCAAAAGGCGGCTCCAAACTTGTCGAATCGAAGTCTCAGGAGGAACGGTCCAGTACGATGGGTAGTCCGGGCCAATTATCTACAGAGAATACGAAACTCTCGGAATCGTTGGTGCGGTTCCTCAATTCCGGGACTGCCCTGGACGGCCCGGTCGTCGATCAGACAGGCTTGATCGGGAAATATACCTTCACCTTGAAATGGTCCCCGGAATCCGGCGCTCCAGCAGGTGCCGATCCGTCCGGCCCATCGTTGTTCACCGCATTGCAGGAGCAGCTTGGCCTCAGGCTGCAGCCAATAAAAACGACGATTGAAATTCTAGTCATCGACCACGCTGAAAAGCCTGGCGAGAATTAA
- a CDS encoding helix-turn-helix transcriptional regulator, translated as MTKRDQLGSFELMVILVLIRLGDKAYGVPISEELEKRTGRDVAIGSVYAALERLEDKGFVTSELGEPTAERGGRAKKYFHVTARGLKEVRETQRSLVKLWNGLPELQGGKA; from the coding sequence ATGACCAAGCGCGACCAACTCGGCAGCTTTGAACTGATGGTGATCCTTGTGCTCATCCGCCTGGGCGATAAGGCTTATGGCGTTCCCATCTCTGAAGAGCTGGAGAAGCGCACGGGCCGGGATGTGGCCATCGGCAGTGTGTATGCGGCGCTGGAGCGGCTGGAGGATAAAGGCTTCGTGACCTCCGAGCTTGGTGAGCCCACAGCAGAGCGTGGTGGTCGGGCGAAGAAGTATTTCCATGTGACTGCGCGTGGGCTGAAGGAAGTGCGGGAGACACAGCGGTCATTGGTTAAATTATGGAACGGGCTGCCGGAGTTGCAAGGGGGGAAGGCATGA
- a CDS encoding cytochrome b — MERIERYGGIAQLLHWVTAILVVYAFSNGLGGSEGRVYLRSRDFQRQLHETVGLCVLALVTIRLLWRLGERRPDPLEAAPWMRRARRGVETGLYLLLFAVPLTAIAGAWLEGHPLMLLGGWSIPALPIVSHDAGVTVSRLHTWLGDAIIWLGVFHALAALYHHFILRDTALISMLPAWLPVRQRKF; from the coding sequence ATGGAACGGATCGAGCGGTACGGCGGCATCGCTCAACTTCTGCACTGGGTGACGGCAATTCTCGTCGTGTACGCGTTCAGCAATGGACTCGGGGGCTCGGAGGGACGCGTTTACCTGCGTTCCCGCGATTTCCAACGGCAGCTTCACGAAACCGTGGGGCTGTGTGTGCTCGCGCTTGTCACGATCCGTTTGTTGTGGAGATTGGGGGAAAGACGGCCGGACCCGCTCGAAGCCGCACCGTGGATGCGCAGGGCGCGAAGGGGCGTCGAGACCGGACTTTATCTTTTGCTTTTCGCAGTTCCACTCACAGCCATTGCAGGCGCTTGGCTCGAAGGACATCCGTTGATGCTGCTCGGTGGATGGTCCATTCCCGCTCTGCCCATAGTTTCACATGACGCAGGCGTGACGGTGTCCCGTCTTCACACTTGGCTGGGGGATGCGATTATCTGGTTGGGGGTGTTCCATGCACTCGCTGCGCTCTACCATCATTTCATTTTGAGAGACACGGCACTCATCTCAATGCTTCCGGCTTGGCTGCCGGTCCGGCAACGAAAGTTTTAA